Part of the Acidobacteriota bacterium genome, GCGATGGCGGCAGGGTTGGGCCTGGCGGCGCCGGTGCTGCTGGCCCGGCGCGGTCGCCACTATCTGGCGACCCTTCCGGCCCGGCTCGGCCGCCTGCCGGCGGCTCAGGGAGAGCGGCCGCTGTGGCTTCACGCCGCATCGGTCGGCGAGGCCGGTGTGGCGGCGACGTTTGCGCGGGTCCTGCCGCCGGGACTCGATCTGCTGGTGACCACGGTCACGCCGACCGGCCAGGCGGCGGCGGAGAAACTGTTCGTACCCCTGGCCGAGGGGGGGCGTAGCGTCGTCGTCACCTACCTGCCATTCGACTTCGACCCGCTGGTTTCCCGGTTTCTCGATCGCTACGGGCCGCGTGCCCTGGTGCTGCTCGAGAGTGAACTCTGGCCCTTCGTGCTTAGGAGTTGCCGCCGGCGCGGGATTCCCGTGGCGGTGCTCAATGCGCGCGTCAGCGACCGCAGCTTCGTCCGCATGAGACGGGCCGGCCGCCTTTGCAGGCGGACGCTGCTCGATCCGGTCCAGCGCTTCGGCGCCCAGAGCCCGCAGGACGAGGATCGATTGCGGAGTCTCGGCGCTTCGGACGGGGCCGTGTCGCTGACCGGAAACCTGAAGTTCGACACGCCGGAGCCGGCGCCGGTCACCGGCCTGGAGCGGATGTTGCGGAAGCTCGCGAGAGGGCGGCCCATCCTCGTCGCCGGCTCGACGATGCCGGGCGAGGAGTCGATCGTTCTGGACGCCTTTGAACGGCTGGACCACGAGGCCCTGCTGGTTCTGGCGCCCCGGCATCCGGAGCGTTTCGACGAGGTGTGGCGAGAGATCGAGGGCCGGTCTCTGGGGGCGTTCCGGCGGAGCGCAATCCCTGCGGAAGGGTCGGGCGCGCCGTGGCGGGAATCCACGTCTCGGGTCGTGCTGCTCGACTCCCTCGGCGAGCTCGCCTCCATCTACCGGCTGGCGGCCGCCGCGTTCATCGGGGGCTCCCTGGTGCCCACCGGCGGCCACAATCCGATCGAGGCGGCCCGCTTCGGCGTGCCGGTCCTCGTCGGTCCGTCGATGGAGAACTTCCGGCGCATCGCGCGGGACTTCGAGGCCGAGGGCGGCCTGACCGTGACCGGCGACGGCGAGGCATTGAGCCGCGCCTGGAGGCGCTTCCTGGATCGGCCGGACGAGGCAGCGGAACAGGGCCGGCGCGGCCGAGCGATCGTCAACCGCAACCGCGGCGCGGTCGAGCGGTCGGTTGAACTGCTGCGTGGGCTGGTCGACCTGGCTTGAACACTGTGCGCAGTCCCTGGCAGCAGTTCTACGGTTGGGCGCACGCTCAGCGCCGACGCTACTGGGCGACCCGTTCCGAGAGCCTGGCGCGGCCTGTGGTGAGCATCGGCAATCTGCACTGGGGTGGCAGCGGCAAGACGCCGACGGTGATCGCCGCGGCGCGGGGGCTCCAGGCCGGGGGACGGAGGGTGGCCGTCCTCTCGCGCGGCTACCGCCGGCGGGGCCGGACACCACTCCTGGTCAGCCTGGGTGACGGTCCACTGGCGACGGTGCACCAAGCCGGCGACGAGCCGGTGATGATCGCCGAACAGGCGCCGGGCGTGGTGGTGGCCGTTGGCGCCGACCGCCGCGCGGCCGCCGGCCTGGCCCTCGAGCGGGCGTCGGACATCGATGTCTTCCTGCTGGACGACGGCTTCTCCCATGTTCGCTTACACCGCGACGTCGAGATCCTGACCTTTCCGGCCGCCGACCCCTTTGCCGGCGGCCTCCTGTTGCCGGGCGGTCGGCTGCGTGAGCCCTTGAGCATGGTGCGCGTCGCCGATGCCGCGGTGATCACCGGCCTCGAAGCCGGTGCCGAACCGCCGGACTACTTCGAACCGACGCTTCGCGGTCAAGGTTTCGCAGGCAGGGTGTTCACGTCGGCCCTCCGGTCCGAGCTCTTGGGTGGGCCGCCACCGGAACGACCGCTGCTCGTCACGGGCGTTGCCCGTCCCGAGCGGGTCGCCCGCACTGCAGCCGCGTCCGGCCTGGAGGTCGTGAATCACCTCCGCTTTCGCGACCACCACGGCTATCCGCCGCGTTCCCTCCGTGCGATCGAGGCCGCGCGCGTCCGCCACCGCTGCGACGCCGTGGTCACGACGTCCAAGGACGCCGTCAAGCTCCGCGAGCGGTGGTCCACCGGTGCTCCACCTCTGCTCGTGTTGAGAGTCGAGGCCCAGCTCGACGTGGACTTCCTGCCCTGGCTAGCGGGCCGGTTGGAAGGCTGAGCTCAGGCGAACGACCGCCCCCCGATCACGGCCCAGATGATCCACAGGATAGCGACCGGGCAGACGAAGCGGAGCAGGACGCCGCGCCAGATGAAGAACCAGCGGCCCACGTCGCCGTGGCCTTCGGCGAGTTCGGCCCGCGACTCGCGGGAGCTCAGGAACCAACCGAAGAAGATGGCCATCATCAGGCCGCCGAGGGGGAGGATCCAGTTCGACACGGTGTAGTCCATCGTGCCGAAAAAGCCCTCGGCGCGCTCGCCGAACGGGGCGAAGGCGGAGAGCGCGCCGCTTGCGCCGAGCGAGAGCGCGGAGGGGATGCCGAAGGCGAAGATGGCGCCGCCGGTGACGAGGCAGGCGCTGAGCCGGCTGAAGCCGCGGCGGTCGATCAGGTAGGAGGCGACGGTCTCCAGCAGGGAGATGGTCGAGGTCAAGGCGGCGAAGCCGACCAGGAGGTAGAACATCGGCGCCAGGGCGACGCCGAGCGGCATCTCGTAGAACATCCGCGGCAGGGTGGTGAACAGGATCGTGGCGCTCTTGCCGAACGTTGTGGCGCGCTCCGCCGCGTCGACGCTGAAGATGATCGAGAACATGACGACGCAGGCCATGATCGCGATCAGGGTGTCGAGCAGGCTGATCGCGGCTGCGCTCCTCGGGATCGACTGCTTCGATGTCATGTAGGAGCCGTAGGTGACCATCGCTCCCATGCCGACCGAGAGGGTGAAGAAGGCGTGTCCCACCGCTTCGAGCAGGCCGTCGGCCGTGATCGGCCCGATGTGGAAGAGGAAGCGGATCGCCTCGCCGAAGCCCGGGCTCCAGAACGAGTTGACGACGAGCAGGATCAGGATGGCCCCGAGCACCGGCATCAGGAGCTTGGTGACGCGTTCGATCCCCTTGCTCACGCCGAGGGCGACGACGCCGACGGTGACGGCCATGAACAGGAGATGGAAACCGATCTGGAGGGGGCCGTTGGCCAGGAAGGCGCCGAACGACTCGCCCAGCGGCTGGTCCTGGACGGCTGTGCCCCGCACCGACCAGCTCAGGCACTGGCCGAAGTAGTAGACGGTCCAACCGGCGATCAGGGCGTAGTAGGAGAGCAGAATGAAGCTGCCGGTGACGCCGAGCGCGCCGACGGCGCCCCAGGCGCGACCGCCGACCGTGTCCTTCGCCGCCCGGAGGAAGGCGCCGACCGGACTCTGGCGGGTGCGCCGGCCGATGACGAGTTCGGCCATCATGATCGGCAGGCCGATGAGGGCGATCGCGACCAGGTAGACGAGAACGAAGGAACCGCCGTCGTTGGCGTAGGTGATGTACGGGAACTTCCAGATGTTGCCGAGCCCGATCGCGGAGCCGACGGCGGCGAAGATGAACCCGAGTTGACCGAACCTGCCGCGTCCGCTGGAGCCGTTTGCCACGCTAGTTCCCTCCCGGTAGGCGTCGTGCCGTAATGCCGGCACCGGCCAGCTAGCGTAGCGGAGTGGAGACGGCGACTTGTCTCAGCGGCCCGAGGCGGGCGCCGGGACCGGACTGAACGGCGTCTCCGGGCCGACGACCCGGGTCAGCCAATCGGCGCGGTAGGCGTCGAGTTCCGGCGTTCGAGGATAAGCCTCGCCCGGCGCGAACGGGTAGCCGGACATCGCGTGGAAGGGCAGCGGCAGGTTGCTGTCCGCCTTCCAGGTATTACGGTCGGCGTCCTTGTCCCAGCCAAAGCTCTCGAGAAACACGGTGCGGACGTGGCCCGGCGCCAGCGGCGGCAGCTCGCGGGCGTCGAACAGGACCCGGATCTCGTCGCCCGGTCCGATCACGACCTGGCGGTCGTCGACGTCGACGAGGAGCTCGCGGACATCGCCGAAGCGGGTGTACCGGCCGGGGAAGGGCAGCCAGGGGGACTCCGTGCCGGTGCGCTGGTAGTCGAACAGGTGCGGGCCGTTGGGTGCGGGCCGGGTCGGCGCCGAGAATCCGCGGTAGGAGAGGGCGGCGCTCGCCGCGTCCAGACGCGCCTGGATGACGACATCATCGCCGTCGGCGCCGCCCAGGTCGGTGCTCCAGGCGACGCGGTCCCAGTGCAGCCAGCGGGTGGTCACGATCCGGAGCCTCGTGGCGCCGACCGGCAGCGGCGGCGTGTCGACGACCATCGTCTTCGTCTTGCCGGGCGGGAAGCCCATCGGATCGACCAGGGGCCGCCAGCCGTCCCCGGTTTCGACCTCTAGCCGGGTCATGACCATCTCCAGGTCGCCGTGCTCCACCGCCTGGGCGATGGCGAGGTTCAGGCTGGCGTCGGCGGGGAACACCCAGCCGTCCAGCCACAGCCGGACCGGTTTGCCGGGCGCTTCGCCGAGGTCGAAGGTGAACGTCCAGGGCTCGGCGGCGTGGCCCTGGAAGCGCGAGCGCGCGTAGCCGTCGGCGTAGATCTCGTCGCGGGCGCGGACGCGCTCCGTCACGTCGCGGCCGCGGCCGTCCATGGCGTGAACGACGGGGCGGACCACGGCGCTCGAGACGACGACGTCGGACGGCCTGCCGATGTGTCCCCGGCCCGGGACGATACGGAGGTTGCTCGCGACCTCAACGCCTTCGCGATGGTCGACCACCCACAGCCGCACGCGGTCGATGTAGGCGGCCTCCCACAGCTCCTCGGTGATCCGCAGGTCGTAGTACCCGTTCCGGGTCCGGGCTCCGTCGACTCGCACCAGTTCGTCCGGGTCGTAGCCGTTCCAGACGCCGTCCGCGAGGGGCATGCCGAGCGGCGCGCCCCACAGCAGGTCGGTGACGAAGCTGATCTTCTCGCCGTCCCAGGTGTACAGGAAGGGACAGCTTCCCTTGAGCACCTGCTCCTCGACGATCGTCAGGTTCTCGCCCGGCTCGAGACGGTTCTGCGGCACGCCGTTGGCCCAGACGACGCGGATCAGGTCGGGCCGGCGGCGGCTGCCGAGCCCGATGTGGGTGACCGGCCGGTCGACCTCGATGTACTGGTACGCCCGCTCCGACTTGACTTCGATCGTCGTGCCGCGGCCGAAGACGTTGTTCTTCTGGTTGCCGATGTCGAGGCCGACCAGGCGAACCCGGAGCCAGTTGTTCTCGGAGCCGTTCAGGTTCTCGATCCGGTAGAGGCCGGAGGCGCCTGCCGCCACCAGATCCTGGTCGCCGTCGCCGTCCAGGTCATCGGCCCGCACCGCCGAGATCCCGGCGTCGCGGGGCAGTCCGAGAACCTGCGCGAGCTGGAACT contains:
- the lpxK gene encoding tetraacyldisaccharide 4'-kinase; this translates as MRSPWQQFYGWAHAQRRRYWATRSESLARPVVSIGNLHWGGSGKTPTVIAAARGLQAGGRRVAVLSRGYRRRGRTPLLVSLGDGPLATVHQAGDEPVMIAEQAPGVVVAVGADRRAAAGLALERASDIDVFLLDDGFSHVRLHRDVEILTFPAADPFAGGLLLPGGRLREPLSMVRVADAAVITGLEAGAEPPDYFEPTLRGQGFAGRVFTSALRSELLGGPPPERPLLVTGVARPERVARTAAASGLEVVNHLRFRDHHGYPPRSLRAIEAARVRHRCDAVVTTSKDAVKLRERWSTGAPPLLVLRVEAQLDVDFLPWLAGRLEG
- a CDS encoding 3-deoxy-D-manno-octulosonic acid transferase; protein product: MWFLYQLAMAAGLGLAAPVLLARRGRHYLATLPARLGRLPAAQGERPLWLHAASVGEAGVAATFARVLPPGLDLLVTTVTPTGQAAAEKLFVPLAEGGRSVVVTYLPFDFDPLVSRFLDRYGPRALVLLESELWPFVLRSCRRRGIPVAVLNARVSDRSFVRMRRAGRLCRRTLLDPVQRFGAQSPQDEDRLRSLGASDGAVSLTGNLKFDTPEPAPVTGLERMLRKLARGRPILVAGSTMPGEESIVLDAFERLDHEALLVLAPRHPERFDEVWREIEGRSLGAFRRSAIPAEGSGAPWRESTSRVVLLDSLGELASIYRLAAAAFIGGSLVPTGGHNPIEAARFGVPVLVGPSMENFRRIARDFEAEGGLTVTGDGEALSRAWRRFLDRPDEAAEQGRRGRAIVNRNRGAVERSVELLRGLVDLA
- a CDS encoding sodium-dependent transporter is translated as MANGSSGRGRFGQLGFIFAAVGSAIGLGNIWKFPYITYANDGGSFVLVYLVAIALIGLPIMMAELVIGRRTRQSPVGAFLRAAKDTVGGRAWGAVGALGVTGSFILLSYYALIAGWTVYYFGQCLSWSVRGTAVQDQPLGESFGAFLANGPLQIGFHLLFMAVTVGVVALGVSKGIERVTKLLMPVLGAILILLVVNSFWSPGFGEAIRFLFHIGPITADGLLEAVGHAFFTLSVGMGAMVTYGSYMTSKQSIPRSAAAISLLDTLIAIMACVVMFSIIFSVDAAERATTFGKSATILFTTLPRMFYEMPLGVALAPMFYLLVGFAALTSTISLLETVASYLIDRRGFSRLSACLVTGGAIFAFGIPSALSLGASGALSAFAPFGERAEGFFGTMDYTVSNWILPLGGLMMAIFFGWFLSSRESRAELAEGHGDVGRWFFIWRGVLLRFVCPVAILWIIWAVIGGRSFA